Part of the Acidobacteriota bacterium genome, CTCAAGGCGTCGGCGGACATCCGCCAGCGGCTGGTCGATTCGCTCGAGACCTGCTTCCGCGAAGCACATTCGGCCATCATCGAAACGACCGACGGCACGAAGCTTAAATACGCCAACCGCTACATCTGCAAGTATGACGGCACCGTGTACGAAGAGCCGGAGCCGCAGCTTTTTAGCTTCAATTCGCCCTACGGAGCCTGCCGGACCTGTCAGGGTTTTGGCAATACGATCGGCGTCGATTACGGGCTCGTCATTCCCGATCCGCTCAAGTCGATAAAGGACGGAGCGGTCGAGCCCTTACGCGGCCGCAGTACGAATGGGCGCAGAAGGAACTGCTTCGCTATGCCGCCGCGGCTGGGATAGACATCAAAAAGCCATACGCCGACCTCGAGGATTATCAGCAGAACTGCATCGTATTTGGCGACGAAGGCTGGCGGGGCATCCGCGGATTTTTCGAGTGGCTTGAGACGAAGAAATACAAGCTCCACGTCCGCGTTTTTCTCGCAAAGTTCCGCGGTTACACCAAGTGTCCCGATTGCGGCGGCTCGAGGCTCCGACAAGAGGCCCGCGATGTGAAAATAGGCGGCCGCTCGCTGCCCGAGGTGCTTGATCTTTCGATCACCGATGCCGCAAAGTTCTTTAACCAATTAGAACTCGATCGCGAACGCGAGAAGATCGCTGAACGCCTGCTTGAAGAGGTCCGTCGGCGGCTCAAATTCCTCGTCGATGTCGGGCTCGATTACCTGACGCTCAATCGGCTTGCCTCCACGCTTTCGGGCGGCGAGGCTCAGCGTATTCAGCTCGCGACCAATCTCGGCTCGCTGCTCGTCGGCACGCTTTATGTGCTTGATGAACCGAGCATCGGGCTCCATCCGCGGGACAATACGCGGCTGATCAACATCCTCAAGCACCTTCGCGACATCGGCAACACGCTGCTCGTCGTCGAACACGATGAGGAGACGATGCGGACCGCCGATCACGTCATCGACATCGGCCCTGCCGCGGGCGAACTCGGCGGCGAGGTCGTTTACGAGGGCACGTATAAAGGGCTGCTCAAATCGAAGCAATCGCTGACGGCTCGCTACCTGAACGGCGAGATGGAGATCCGCGTTCCACAAAAGCGGCGGAAGCCGGGCAAGGAAAAGATCGCCATCACGGGTGCTCGCGAGAATAATCTCAGGAACGTCTCGGTCGATATTCCGCTCGGAATGCTCGTTTGTGTGACGGGAGTTTCAGGCTCGGGCAAATCGACGCTGATCCACGACGTGCTTTACGCCGGCATCAAGAAAATGCGGGGCGAATGGACCGGCCACGTCGGGCTTTTTAAGGAGATCACAGGCACCGAGAACATCGACGATGTCATCTTGGTAGATCAATCGCCGATCGGCCGCACGCCGCGTTCGAACCCGGTGACCTACGTGAAAGCTTACGACGCCATCCGCGACGTTTTTGCGGGCACACAATCGGCAAAGGCGAAAGGCTTTGGCCCGTCACATTTTTCATTCAATGTGCCCGGCGGCCGGTGCGAGGTTTGCCAGGGCAGCGGCACCGTTACGGTCGAGATGCAGTTCCTCGCCGACGTCGAACTCACCTGTGAGGACTGCCGCGGAACGCGATTCAAGCAGGAAGTGCTCGGCATTCGCTACAAGGGAAAAAACATCCACGAAGCTCTAGCGATGACCGTTAGCGAGGCAATACTTTTCTTTAAGGATGTGAAAAAGCTGGTGACGAAACTCCGCGTCCTGGATGCCGTCGGGCTCGGATACCTGCGGCTCGGCCAATCGGCGACTACACTTTCCGGCGGTGAGGCACAGCGTGTAAAGCTCGCCTCGCACCTTGCCCAAACGACCGCCTCGCGAACGCTCTTCATCTTTGACGAACCAACGACCGGGCTCCACTTTGACGACATCAATAAGCTGCTCGGAGCTTTTCGTGCATTGCTCGATAACGGTTCAAGCATCATCGTCATCGAGCACAACATGGACGTGATAAAGACAGCCGATCACCTGATAGACCTCGGCCCCGAAGGCGGAGTCGGCGGCGGCCATGTCGTCGCCATCGGCACGCCCGAAAAAGTGGCCGGCTGCGAAGCCTCGCACACCGGCCGTTATCTCAAAGATGTGCTTTGATCAATCATCACCAAACTTCTCGCGCCAGTGCGGGGCTATTTCTTCTAGCACCTTACAGTCGCAGTAACCGCCGTTTTCCGTCAGCCAAGTTGAGACCTTTGGGAAGCTGAGCCCGTTCTCCATCATGAACTGCATTGCATAGCGGAGGCTGTGGTTGCACTCCTTGTCGTACAGCTCGTCCTCGACAAAATCGAGTAGCTTGCTAATCGACTCTGCACCGGCCGGGAGCGAATCGAGAAAAGCCTCGAGCTCCTCGCCGCTAAGCTGCTGCAGTGATTCTATCTGTCGTTTTCTCACTATCGGCAT contains:
- a CDS encoding DUF2695 domain-containing protein, with protein sequence MPIVRKRQIESLQQLSGEELEAFLDSLPAGAESISKLLDFVEDELYDKECNHSLRYAMQFMMENGLSFPKVSTWLTENGGYCDCKVLEEIAPHWREKFGDD